The following coding sequences lie in one Candidatus Cloacimonadota bacterium genomic window:
- a CDS encoding DUF4339 domain-containing protein, whose product MAKYYYTYEGKTLGPVSPKEVLDLILDDVLSMDSSVMESSSPQWLKIRDIPELMRYLHESEVQITDWAEDKGFASIDEENVPLFFHIPVSRLVWLSLITFGFYEIYWIYRNWRFLRFHRKGRTAAYFGRDLRNPVDLVGVFSQISTDQELGGRYNGRDFTLNGWLWIVALLTQVARSILGFTPFLSVWVDFALTFGLLALSILCLVPVQKHINEGNAKAGKPLSRPTFGHYASIVVGLLAWLLVLFSLISRLVRLFA is encoded by the coding sequence ATGGCGAAATACTACTACACTTACGAGGGCAAGACTCTGGGCCCGGTAAGCCCCAAAGAGGTTCTGGATCTGATCCTGGACGATGTGCTGAGCATGGATTCATCCGTGATGGAAAGTAGTTCACCGCAATGGCTGAAGATACGTGACATTCCGGAACTGATGCGTTACCTGCATGAATCGGAAGTGCAGATAACGGATTGGGCCGAGGACAAAGGCTTTGCCAGTATCGACGAGGAAAACGTCCCGCTGTTTTTCCACATTCCGGTGTCCCGGTTGGTCTGGCTGAGCCTTATCACCTTTGGGTTTTACGAGATTTACTGGATTTACAGGAACTGGCGTTTTCTGCGCTTTCACCGTAAGGGTCGCACCGCTGCCTATTTCGGGAGGGATTTGCGGAATCCTGTTGACTTGGTGGGGGTATTTTCACAAATTTCCACGGACCAGGAGTTGGGCGGAAGGTACAACGGACGGGATTTCACACTCAACGGCTGGCTCTGGATAGTGGCCCTTCTGACTCAGGTGGCTCGCTCCATCCTGGGGTTCACGCCGTTCCTGAGCGTCTGGGTGGATTTCGCACTGACCTTCGGCTTGCTGGCTTTATCCATCCTCTGCCTTGTGCCGGTGCAAAAGCACATCAACGAGGGCAACGCCAAAGCCGGCAAACCGCTTTCCAGGCCTACCTTTGGGCACTATGCCTCGATCGTGGTGGGTTTACTGGCCTGGTTGCTCGTGCTGTTTTCCTTGATATCACGTCTCGTCAGGCTTTTTGCCTGA
- the gap gene encoding type I glyceraldehyde-3-phosphate dehydrogenase: MIKVAINGFGRIGRLVLRAIYKYHPEMKVVAINDLTDAKTLAYLLKYDSVHKIFSSEVKHTDDSIIVDGNTIRVFAEKDPEALPWKELGVEYVIESTGVFNTKEAASKHLKAGAAKVILTAPAKDEVDATVVMGVNHTSLKPEHAVVSNASCTTNCLAPVVKVLQDRFGIAGGLMTTVHSFTNDQRILDLPHKDLRRARAASMSMIPTSTGAAKAIGLVIPELAGKLDGIAIRVPTPDGSLVDLCVNLERETTREEVNAAVKEAAETYLKGFLQYSEEQLVSIDIVGNPHSSIFDAPSTNVKGKMVKIFSWYDNEWGYSCRVVDLLDYMSKL, from the coding sequence ATGATAAAAGTAGCCATCAATGGATTTGGCCGCATCGGACGCCTCGTGCTCCGAGCCATCTATAAATACCACCCCGAAATGAAGGTAGTGGCCATCAATGATCTCACCGACGCCAAGACCCTGGCATACTTGCTGAAATACGACAGCGTGCACAAGATCTTCTCCAGCGAAGTGAAACATACCGACGACAGCATCATCGTGGACGGAAATACCATCCGGGTTTTCGCTGAAAAAGACCCCGAAGCCCTGCCCTGGAAAGAGCTGGGCGTAGAATATGTGATTGAATCCACCGGCGTTTTCAACACCAAAGAAGCCGCTTCCAAACACCTCAAAGCCGGCGCAGCCAAGGTTATCCTCACCGCTCCTGCCAAGGACGAGGTGGATGCCACCGTCGTGATGGGCGTGAACCACACTTCCCTGAAGCCTGAACACGCTGTGGTTTCAAATGCTTCCTGCACCACGAACTGCCTGGCCCCTGTGGTCAAAGTTCTGCAGGATAGGTTCGGCATCGCCGGCGGGCTGATGACCACGGTGCACTCCTTCACCAATGACCAGCGCATCCTGGATCTGCCCCACAAGGACTTACGCCGTGCCCGCGCCGCCTCCATGAGCATGATACCCACTTCCACCGGCGCCGCGAAAGCCATCGGCCTGGTGATCCCGGAACTGGCGGGAAAGCTTGACGGCATCGCGATCCGCGTGCCCACTCCGGATGGTTCGCTGGTGGACCTCTGCGTGAATCTGGAACGCGAAACCACAAGGGAGGAGGTCAACGCCGCCGTGAAAGAGGCCGCCGAGACCTATCTGAAAGGCTTTCTGCAGTATTCCGAGGAACAGTTGGTCTCCATCGACATCGTGGGCAATCCCCATTCCTCCATCTTCGACGCCCCTTCCACCAATGTGAAGGGCAAGATGGTGAAGATCTTCAGCTGGTATGACAACGAGTGGGGTTACTCCTGCCGCGTGGTCGATCTGCTGGACTACATGAGCAAACTATGA